From one Halosimplex rubrum genomic stretch:
- a CDS encoding DUF7126 family protein, with product MNAVFAGSDTEGLADELRDRGATVTVVDGVANRPALEEAGVHDADLFVLTDVGQATSIVVARDLNPDVRVVTYTDDSLPEFVSGQQVLGMDPALFDADTVAEELTAEADADD from the coding sequence ATGAACGCAGTGTTCGCAGGCAGCGACACCGAGGGGCTGGCCGACGAGTTGCGCGACCGGGGGGCGACGGTGACGGTCGTCGACGGCGTCGCCAACCGGCCGGCACTCGAAGAGGCGGGCGTCCACGACGCCGACCTGTTCGTCCTGACCGACGTGGGCCAGGCGACCTCCATCGTCGTCGCGCGCGACCTCAACCCCGACGTGCGGGTCGTCACGTACACCGACGACTCCCTGCCGGAGTTCGTCAGCGGCCAGCAGGTCCTCGGGATGGACCCCGCGCTGTTCGACGCCGACACCGTCGCCGAGGAACTGACCGCGGAGGCCGACGCGGACGACTGA
- the guaA gene encoding glutamine-hydrolyzing GMP synthase translates to MVDVDSFIDEKLDEIATEVGDANAVIGLSGGVDSSTAAALAYEAIGDQLTAVYVDTGLMRKGETDQIRETFDYMDSLRIVEAQDRFVEALEGETDPEEKRHIIGEQFIREFEEVAREVDADYLVQGTIYPDRIESEGTIKSHHNVGGLPERIDFDGIVEPMRDLYKDEVREVARALDLEEITAERMPFPGPGLAVRIIGEVTEEKLEVAREANHVVEEELEDHDPWQALAAVLGKATGVKGDNRVHGWVVAVRSVESRDGMTARAQDVDWDTLQRIQSRITGENDNVSRVLYDVTHKPPATIEYE, encoded by the coding sequence ATGGTCGACGTCGACTCCTTCATCGACGAGAAGCTCGACGAGATCGCGACCGAGGTCGGCGACGCGAACGCCGTCATCGGGCTCTCGGGCGGCGTCGACTCCTCGACGGCCGCGGCGCTGGCCTACGAGGCCATCGGCGACCAGCTCACCGCCGTCTACGTCGACACCGGTCTCATGCGCAAGGGCGAGACCGACCAGATCCGCGAGACCTTCGACTACATGGACTCGCTGCGTATCGTCGAGGCCCAGGACCGCTTCGTCGAGGCGCTCGAAGGCGAGACCGACCCCGAGGAGAAACGCCACATCATCGGCGAGCAGTTCATCCGGGAGTTCGAGGAGGTCGCCCGCGAGGTCGACGCCGACTACCTCGTCCAGGGGACCATCTACCCCGACCGCATCGAGAGCGAGGGGACGATCAAGTCCCACCACAACGTCGGTGGGCTCCCCGAGCGCATCGACTTCGACGGCATCGTCGAGCCGATGCGGGACCTCTACAAGGACGAGGTGCGCGAGGTCGCCCGCGCGCTCGACCTCGAGGAGATCACCGCCGAGCGGATGCCGTTCCCCGGGCCCGGTCTCGCCGTCCGTATCATCGGCGAGGTCACCGAGGAGAAACTCGAAGTCGCCCGCGAGGCCAACCACGTCGTCGAGGAGGAACTCGAAGACCACGACCCGTGGCAGGCGCTGGCCGCGGTGCTGGGGAAGGCCACCGGCGTCAAGGGCGACAACCGCGTCCACGGCTGGGTCGTCGCCGTCCGCTCGGTCGAGAGCCGCGACGGCATGACCGCCCGCGCCCAAGACGTGGACTGGGACACCCTCCAGCGCATTCAGTCCAGAATCACTGGCGAGAACGACAACGTCTCCCGAGTGCTGTACGACGTGACCCACAAGCCGCCGGCGACCATCGAGTACGAGTAA
- a CDS encoding CTP synthase: protein MPTEPEREYDETLGNKFVFVTGGVMSGLGKGITAASTGRLLSNAGFDVTAVKVDPYLNVDAGTMNPFQHGEVYVLKDGGEVDLDLGNYERFLDIDMTSKHNVTTGKVYQSVIEKERSGDYLGKTVQVIPHVTDDIKRRIREVAEGSDVCIIEVGGTVGDIEGMPYLEALRQFAHEEDEDDIQFVHVTLVPYSKNGEQKTKPTQHSVKELRSIGLQPDILVGRADDRLDPETKEKIALFCDVPTEAVFSNPDVPDIYQVPLMVEDEGLDEYVMERLDLADDALPEDERHNGWRKLVTQEQTGTVDVALVGKYGLEDAYLSIYESLKHAGLAHNVNVETEWIHAEELADGTDGQLDGMDAVVVPGGFGSRGTEGKMEAIRYARENGLPYLGLCLGFQLAVVEYARNVLGLEGAHSAELDEDTPYPVIDILPEQEGVDDMGGTMRLGAHVTEIEDGTLAHEIYDDDSCTERHRHRYEVNPEYIDDLEAAGLRFSGQSGRRMEILELPDHPYFVGTQFHPEFRSRPGRASPPFVGLLDAALELQGSTDDEAVADTEEVEA from the coding sequence ATGCCGACGGAACCGGAGCGAGAGTACGACGAAACTCTGGGGAACAAGTTCGTTTTCGTCACCGGGGGCGTCATGTCCGGGCTGGGCAAGGGTATCACGGCCGCCAGCACCGGCCGGCTCCTCTCGAACGCCGGCTTCGACGTGACCGCGGTCAAGGTCGACCCGTATCTCAACGTCGACGCCGGGACGATGAACCCCTTCCAGCACGGGGAGGTGTACGTCCTCAAGGACGGCGGCGAGGTCGACCTCGATCTCGGGAACTACGAGCGCTTCCTCGACATCGACATGACCTCGAAGCACAACGTGACCACGGGCAAGGTCTACCAGTCCGTCATCGAGAAGGAGCGCTCGGGCGACTACCTGGGCAAGACCGTCCAGGTCATCCCGCACGTCACCGACGACATCAAGCGGCGCATCCGCGAGGTCGCCGAGGGCAGCGACGTCTGTATCATCGAAGTCGGCGGCACCGTCGGTGACATCGAGGGGATGCCCTACCTCGAAGCGCTCCGGCAGTTCGCCCACGAGGAAGACGAGGACGACATCCAGTTCGTCCACGTCACGCTGGTCCCCTACTCGAAAAACGGCGAGCAGAAGACCAAGCCGACCCAGCACAGCGTCAAGGAACTGCGCTCGATCGGCCTCCAGCCCGACATCCTGGTCGGTCGCGCCGACGACCGGCTCGACCCCGAGACCAAGGAGAAGATCGCCCTCTTTTGCGACGTACCCACGGAAGCGGTCTTCTCGAACCCCGACGTGCCCGACATCTATCAGGTGCCGCTGATGGTCGAAGACGAGGGCCTCGACGAGTACGTCATGGAGCGACTCGACCTGGCCGACGACGCCCTGCCCGAGGACGAACGGCACAACGGCTGGCGCAAGCTGGTCACCCAGGAGCAGACGGGCACCGTCGACGTCGCGCTGGTCGGCAAGTACGGGCTCGAAGACGCCTACCTCTCTATCTACGAGTCGCTGAAACACGCCGGCCTCGCCCACAACGTCAACGTCGAGACCGAGTGGATCCACGCCGAGGAACTCGCCGACGGCACGGACGGGCAACTCGACGGCATGGACGCCGTCGTCGTCCCCGGCGGCTTCGGTTCGCGAGGCACCGAGGGCAAGATGGAAGCCATCCGCTACGCCCGCGAGAACGGCCTCCCCTACCTCGGTCTCTGTCTGGGCTTCCAGCTCGCGGTCGTCGAGTACGCCCGCAACGTCCTCGGCCTGGAGGGCGCCCACTCCGCGGAACTCGACGAGGACACCCCCTACCCGGTCATCGACATCCTGCCCGAGCAGGAGGGCGTCGACGACATGGGCGGGACGATGCGGCTGGGCGCCCACGTCACCGAGATCGAGGACGGCACCCTCGCCCACGAGATCTACGACGACGACAGCTGCACGGAGCGCCACCGCCACCGCTACGAGGTCAACCCGGAGTACATCGACGACCTGGAAGCCGCGGGTCTGCGCTTCTCGGGACAGTCCGGCCGCCGGATGGAGATCCTCGAACTGCCCGACCACCCCTACTTCGTCGGGACGCAGTTCCACCCCGAGTTCCGCTCTCGACCCGGCCGCGCCAGCCCGCCGTTCGTCGGCCTGCTCGACGCGGCGCTGGAGCTGCAGGGGTCGACGGACGATGAAGCCGTGGCGGACACCGAGGAGGTGGAGGCCTGA
- a CDS encoding alpha/beta hydrolase produces MSEPVVVPGGRDVRGSLDEPDGTDPTACVVACPPHPQLGGSRSDRRLTAVADALTDRGIAALRFDYGEWGGGPGELRDIGGALDWADERYDAVGLFGYSFGGCLAFAAAADGTDDDGASPAAVSALAPAPRVGDGADAVDAVAAVERIDCPGQVVYGSRDGTVDARPIVERARERGFSVTELAADHHFVGQTETVAQVVADFLAGRV; encoded by the coding sequence GTGAGCGAGCCAGTGGTGGTCCCGGGCGGTCGCGACGTGCGCGGGTCGCTGGACGAACCGGACGGCACCGACCCGACCGCCTGCGTCGTCGCCTGTCCGCCCCACCCGCAGCTGGGCGGGTCGCGCTCGGACCGCCGGCTGACCGCGGTCGCCGACGCGCTGACCGACCGCGGGATCGCCGCGCTCCGATTCGACTACGGCGAGTGGGGCGGCGGACCCGGAGAACTGCGCGACATCGGCGGGGCGCTCGACTGGGCGGACGAGCGCTACGACGCGGTCGGCCTGTTCGGCTACAGCTTCGGCGGCTGTCTCGCGTTCGCCGCGGCGGCCGACGGGACGGACGACGATGGGGCATCGCCCGCGGCCGTCTCCGCCCTCGCGCCCGCTCCCCGGGTCGGCGACGGGGCGGACGCGGTCGACGCCGTCGCGGCCGTCGAACGGATCGACTGCCCCGGCCAAGTCGTCTACGGGAGTCGCGACGGCACGGTCGACGCTCGGCCGATCGTCGAGCGGGCGCGCGAACGAGGGTTCTCGGTGACGGAACTGGCGGCCGACCACCACTTCGTCGGGCAGACCGAGACGGTCGCGCAGGTCGTCGCGGACTTTCTCGCGGGTCGCGTCTGA
- a CDS encoding hybrid sensor histidine kinase/response regulator — protein MSAVSRDEIRVLHVDDDPDVSDLTATFLERADERFSVETATDVTEGLDRLDGYPFDCVVSDYEMPGADGIEFLERVRERFPELPFILFTGKGSEAVASEAISAGVTDYLQKETGTDQYTVLANRIANAVEHARSRRRVEHSERRLRKIVDSLPHLVYVVDETGTYRLVNQVLAAFHGTTVDAIEGSTVEEVLDDRAAAQFLQDFRSVIATGEPKRLSGVEVTDAEGEHHVFEPQVFPYDIGESEERAVLGVTRDVTERADRERKLERLQRRTSALMHTETREETAQVATEAADAVLEARLSGVFLLDDAGERLEPTAVVDAVREAFDEVPVYPRDAPEGSRAALVWDVFERGDPVRIDDVPADEGVDEPTPSRSVIFHPMGDHGVFVVSAERTHAFSGTDEVLVEILATTLEAALDRTERRAELRRRRDELERKNERLEEFTSVVSHDLRNPLTVLNGAVDAAEATGDPEQFERCRNAVDRMDAMIENLLALSRHGEAISEPEPVDLARAASRAWGTVETDAERLAVETDLTVRADPERLARLLENLFGNSVEHGATDRTAVGAPDEGGLVVRVGDCDGGFYVEDDGLGIPEDLRGDVFDSGFSTRADNTGFGLAIVERIAEAHGWTVDVTESDAGGARFEVTGVETVE, from the coding sequence ATGAGCGCGGTGTCGCGGGACGAGATTCGGGTCCTCCACGTCGACGACGACCCGGACGTGTCCGACCTGACTGCCACGTTCCTGGAACGGGCCGACGAGCGGTTTAGCGTCGAGACGGCCACCGACGTCACCGAGGGGCTGGACCGCCTCGACGGCTACCCGTTCGACTGTGTCGTCTCCGACTACGAGATGCCGGGAGCGGACGGGATCGAGTTCCTCGAACGGGTGCGAGAGCGGTTCCCGGAGCTCCCCTTCATCCTCTTCACCGGGAAGGGCTCGGAGGCGGTGGCGAGCGAGGCGATCTCCGCCGGCGTGACCGACTACCTCCAGAAGGAGACCGGGACCGACCAGTACACCGTCCTGGCGAACCGGATCGCGAACGCGGTCGAACACGCCCGCTCGCGCCGACGGGTCGAACACAGCGAGCGCCGCCTCCGGAAGATCGTCGACTCGCTGCCCCACCTGGTCTACGTCGTCGACGAGACGGGCACCTACCGGCTGGTCAACCAGGTGCTGGCGGCGTTCCACGGCACCACCGTCGATGCGATCGAGGGGTCGACCGTCGAGGAGGTCCTGGACGACCGGGCGGCCGCGCAGTTCCTGCAGGACTTCCGGTCGGTCATCGCGACAGGGGAACCGAAGCGACTCTCGGGGGTCGAAGTGACCGATGCCGAGGGGGAGCACCACGTCTTCGAGCCGCAGGTGTTCCCCTACGACATCGGGGAGAGCGAGGAGCGCGCGGTGCTGGGCGTGACTCGCGACGTGACCGAGCGAGCGGACCGCGAGCGGAAGCTCGAACGGCTGCAACGCCGGACCAGCGCGCTGATGCACACCGAGACCCGCGAGGAGACCGCGCAGGTGGCGACCGAGGCCGCCGACGCCGTCCTCGAAGCCCGCCTGAGCGGCGTCTTCCTGCTCGACGACGCCGGCGAGCGGCTCGAACCGACCGCGGTCGTCGACGCGGTCCGCGAGGCGTTCGACGAGGTTCCGGTCTACCCGCGTGACGCCCCCGAGGGGTCGCGAGCAGCGCTGGTCTGGGATGTCTTCGAGAGGGGCGATCCGGTTCGGATCGACGACGTCCCCGCCGACGAGGGGGTCGACGAACCGACCCCCTCGCGGAGCGTGATCTTCCATCCGATGGGCGACCACGGCGTGTTCGTCGTCTCCGCCGAGCGGACCCACGCCTTCTCGGGGACCGACGAGGTGCTCGTCGAAATCCTGGCGACGACGCTCGAAGCCGCGCTCGACCGCACCGAGCGCCGGGCGGAACTACGACGCCGGCGGGACGAACTCGAGCGGAAGAACGAGCGCCTCGAGGAGTTCACGAGCGTCGTCAGCCACGACCTCCGGAACCCGCTGACGGTGCTGAACGGCGCGGTCGACGCGGCCGAGGCGACCGGCGACCCCGAACAGTTCGAGCGCTGCCGGAACGCCGTCGACCGGATGGACGCGATGATCGAGAACCTCCTCGCGCTGTCCCGGCACGGGGAAGCGATCTCCGAGCCGGAACCGGTCGACCTCGCGCGGGCGGCCAGCCGCGCCTGGGGGACCGTCGAGACCGACGCCGAACGGCTCGCCGTCGAGACCGACCTGACGGTCCGGGCCGACCCCGAGCGCCTCGCTCGACTGCTGGAGAACCTGTTCGGCAACTCGGTGGAGCACGGCGCCACCGACCGCACGGCAGTGGGCGCGCCGGACGAGGGCGGCCTGGTCGTCCGCGTCGGCGACTGCGACGGCGGGTTCTACGTCGAGGACGACGGGCTGGGGATCCCCGAGGACCTGCGCGGCGACGTGTTCGACTCGGGATTCTCGACGCGGGCGGACAACACCGGCTTCGGTCTGGCCATCGTCGAACGGATCGCCGAGGCTCACGGCTGGACCGTCGACGTGACCGAGAGTGACGCCGGCGGCGCGCGGTTCGAGGTCACCGGTGTCGAGACCGTCGAGTGA
- a CDS encoding PspA/IM30 family protein, with amino-acid sequence MGIISRASYVVRSKINAVLNRAEDPSETLDYSYEQLRDQLQDVKQGIADLTTQKKRLEIQKRRLEENVEKHNEQAREAVQQDRDDLARKALEKKKQKMSQIEGLETQIAELQNQQDRLVEQKNTLQSRIEEFRTKKETMKARYEAAEASTKVSEAMTGAGDEFDDVGRAIERAEERTEDMEARSQAMDELQESGAFDDVLSDKDDIDRELEQLSTDSSVDAELDTLKGEMGKGTTETSEETASASASGGGSDGESDSTETASEDAEVDMDVDTDVDANGEEASVDDSEVEAELEELKEDEK; translated from the coding sequence ATGGGAATCATCTCGCGCGCCTCGTACGTCGTCCGGTCGAAGATCAACGCGGTCCTCAACCGGGCCGAAGACCCCTCCGAGACGCTCGACTACTCCTACGAGCAACTGCGCGACCAGCTGCAGGACGTCAAGCAGGGCATCGCCGACCTGACCACCCAGAAGAAGCGACTCGAGATCCAGAAGCGCCGGCTGGAGGAGAACGTCGAGAAGCACAACGAACAGGCCCGCGAGGCCGTCCAGCAGGACCGCGACGACCTGGCGCGCAAGGCCCTGGAGAAGAAAAAGCAGAAGATGAGCCAGATCGAGGGGCTGGAGACCCAGATCGCCGAGCTACAGAACCAGCAGGACCGGCTCGTCGAGCAGAAGAACACCCTCCAGAGCCGCATCGAGGAGTTCCGCACGAAAAAGGAGACGATGAAGGCCCGCTACGAGGCGGCCGAGGCCAGCACCAAGGTCTCGGAGGCGATGACAGGCGCCGGCGACGAGTTCGATGACGTGGGTCGGGCCATCGAGCGCGCCGAGGAGCGCACGGAGGACATGGAGGCCCGCTCGCAGGCGATGGACGAACTGCAGGAGAGCGGCGCGTTCGACGACGTGCTCTCGGACAAGGACGACATCGACCGCGAGCTCGAACAGCTCAGCACCGACAGCTCCGTCGACGCCGAACTCGACACGCTGAAAGGGGAGATGGGCAAGGGGACGACTGAGACCAGCGAGGAGACCGCGAGCGCGAGCGCGTCGGGCGGCGGCTCCGACGGCGAGAGCGATTCGACCGAGACCGCGAGCGAGGACGCCGAGGTCGACATGGATGTCGACACCGACGTGGACGCCAACGGCGAGGAGGCTTCCGTCGACGACTCGGAGGTCGAGGCCGAGCTGGAAGAGCTCAAGGAAGACGAGAAGTAG
- a CDS encoding SLC13 family permease: MVLGLSTGALVVFALIAVALGLFVSEWLPPDITAIGVLVALAVLEPYTGVTAGEAIQGFASRATVTILAMYILSAGVEHTGVVDYLGAVLEEVTGGDETRLLGATVGVTGLSAGIVNNTPVVAVFIPMITGLSERAGISPSKLLMPLSFAAMLGGTLTLIGTSTTLLASDLSRDLLGRPISMFEITPVGVVVLAVGLAYLMTVGRWLVPERVPAGADFTDEFGLDRHLSVLVVREDSRLIDRTVAEALDDGALDGIGDDGAIAEADATGDAASASGREPADATAAAVDADARDDRADDVDVLQVERDGEAYVASASDQAVAAGDLLTVRGSLQAVNDFADRYGLAQRSREDVTEQRLAAAPHGATLVEAVVHPESRIAGRTVGDLQLRERFDTTVLALRRGDDLRREDLEAVELQSGDALLVQTTATAVDYFEEADYLVVTERAVSADGDGTEGSDAPDDEATVAPGGETGPPAADATGPGLGPRAPVAIGVLATVITLAATDLVPITIGALGGVFALVATGTITANQTYDAVNWSVVFLLAGLLPLGVAMQATGGAAAIAGALVGAGEALPPVVLLGIVYLLTAVVAAIITPVATVVLMIPIAVSTAQQLGFDGFPFLIAATFAAANAFVTPIGYQTNLMVYGPGGYKFTDYARVGAPLQLLLTVVTTLAIATMWPP; this comes from the coding sequence ATGGTCCTCGGGCTGTCGACGGGTGCGCTGGTCGTCTTCGCGCTGATCGCCGTCGCGCTCGGGCTGTTCGTCTCCGAGTGGTTACCGCCCGACATCACCGCTATCGGCGTCCTCGTCGCGCTGGCCGTCCTCGAACCGTACACCGGCGTCACGGCGGGCGAGGCCATCCAGGGCTTCGCCAGCCGCGCGACGGTGACGATTCTGGCGATGTACATTCTCAGCGCCGGCGTCGAGCACACCGGCGTCGTCGACTACCTCGGCGCCGTCCTCGAGGAGGTGACCGGCGGCGACGAGACGCGCCTGCTCGGCGCGACCGTCGGCGTGACCGGTCTCTCGGCGGGCATCGTCAACAACACGCCCGTGGTCGCGGTGTTCATCCCGATGATCACCGGCCTCTCCGAGCGAGCGGGCATCTCGCCGTCGAAGCTGCTGATGCCGCTGTCGTTCGCGGCGATGCTCGGCGGGACGCTGACGCTCATCGGCACGTCGACGACGCTCCTCGCGAGCGACCTCTCCCGGGACCTCCTGGGCCGCCCCATCTCGATGTTCGAGATCACCCCGGTCGGCGTCGTGGTCCTCGCGGTCGGCCTCGCGTACCTGATGACCGTCGGCCGCTGGCTCGTCCCCGAGCGCGTTCCCGCCGGCGCGGACTTCACCGACGAGTTCGGCCTCGACCGCCACCTCAGCGTGCTGGTCGTCCGCGAGGACTCGCGACTGATCGACCGCACCGTCGCCGAGGCGCTCGATGACGGGGCGCTGGACGGTATCGGCGACGACGGAGCGATCGCCGAAGCCGACGCGACCGGCGACGCGGCGTCCGCATCGGGACGGGAACCGGCCGATGCGACCGCGGCCGCGGTCGACGCCGACGCGAGGGACGACCGCGCGGACGACGTGGACGTGCTCCAGGTCGAGCGCGACGGCGAGGCCTACGTCGCCAGCGCGAGCGACCAGGCGGTCGCAGCCGGCGACCTCCTCACCGTGCGCGGGAGTCTCCAGGCCGTCAACGACTTCGCGGACCGCTACGGGCTCGCCCAGCGGTCCCGCGAGGACGTCACCGAACAGCGCCTCGCCGCCGCGCCCCACGGCGCGACGCTCGTCGAGGCCGTCGTCCACCCCGAGTCCCGTATCGCCGGCCGGACGGTCGGCGACCTGCAGTTGCGCGAGCGGTTCGACACGACCGTCCTGGCGCTCCGGCGCGGCGACGACCTCAGGCGCGAGGACCTCGAGGCGGTCGAACTCCAGTCCGGCGACGCCCTCCTGGTCCAGACGACCGCGACCGCGGTCGACTACTTCGAGGAGGCGGACTACCTCGTCGTCACCGAACGCGCAGTCTCGGCGGACGGCGACGGGACCGAGGGATCGGACGCTCCGGACGACGAAGCGACGGTCGCCCCGGGCGGCGAAACCGGACCGCCGGCCGCCGACGCGACGGGCCCGGGGCTCGGTCCCCGCGCACCCGTCGCTATCGGCGTGCTCGCGACCGTCATCACGCTGGCCGCCACCGATCTCGTCCCGATCACGATCGGCGCGCTCGGCGGCGTCTTCGCGCTCGTGGCCACCGGAACGATCACCGCCAACCAGACCTACGACGCCGTCAACTGGAGCGTCGTCTTCCTCCTCGCGGGCCTGTTGCCGCTCGGCGTCGCGATGCAGGCGACGGGGGGCGCCGCCGCGATCGCGGGAGCGCTCGTCGGCGCCGGCGAGGCGCTCCCCCCGGTCGTCCTGCTGGGGATCGTCTACCTCCTCACCGCCGTCGTCGCCGCGATCATCACGCCCGTCGCCACGGTCGTCCTGATGATCCCGATCGCGGTGAGTACCGCGCAACAGCTCGGGTTCGACGGGTTCCCCTTCCTGATCGCGGCCACGTTCGCCGCCGCGAACGCGTTCGTCACCCCCATCGGCTACCAGACGAACCTGATGGTGTACGGCCCCGGCGGCTACAAGTTCACCGATTACGCCCGCGTGGGCGCGCCCCTCCAGTTGCTACTGACCGTGGTGACGACGCTCGCGATCGCGACGATGTGGCCGCCCTGA
- a CDS encoding threonine--tRNA ligase — MRLLFVHSDHLEFEAREEAGPDDLAETEGVPMEGRMEECVTAFVSVESDDEADLDGVVANATDELRDVTGQLNTNRVVLYPYAHLSDDLASPDAAKAVMRDLESELEGEGYEVLRAPFGWYKAFEVACKGHPLSELSRHVSAHRDEAGGAAGAGDGEGEPDREPSEWRMLWPDGTAEDAVAAKSAVSEDMRAFVESEVEGVTASPGEEPPHVELMREKSLAGYDELSDVGNLRWYPRGKLVRDSLVEYVNDLVVDYGGMPVETPVMYDLGARAIDEHAGKFGERQYRFESGDRRMMLRFAACFGQFSIMRDMHIAESDLPLRIYELSTYSFRREQKGEVTGLKRLRSFTMPDMHTATADMDGARRELLRQAKLSLRTSDDLGLEYQPALRVTREFYEANEAWVAEVVAQLDKPTLLEIIPERHHYWSAKIDFAAIDGLGRPIENPTVQIDVESAERFDITYTDAEGSHHPPILHYSPSGGIERVVAALLEETATMDTPRLPTWLSPTQVRFVPVGEEHVDYCDELVDELAAADLRADVDDRSETVGKRIARAETDWVPYYAVVGDREVDSGRLDVNVRADDTEVELTPEALRERVREETAGLPRKRRYLPQHVGDHPNFTGR; from the coding sequence ATGCGACTCCTGTTCGTCCACTCGGACCACCTGGAGTTCGAGGCCCGCGAGGAGGCCGGTCCCGACGACCTCGCGGAGACGGAGGGCGTCCCGATGGAGGGACGCATGGAGGAGTGCGTGACGGCGTTCGTCAGCGTCGAGTCCGACGACGAGGCCGACCTCGACGGCGTCGTCGCGAACGCGACCGACGAACTCCGGGACGTGACGGGACAACTCAACACGAACCGGGTGGTGCTGTACCCCTACGCCCACCTCAGCGACGACCTGGCGAGCCCCGACGCCGCCAAGGCCGTCATGCGGGATCTGGAGTCCGAACTCGAAGGCGAGGGCTACGAGGTCCTGCGGGCGCCGTTCGGCTGGTACAAGGCCTTCGAGGTGGCCTGCAAGGGCCACCCGCTCTCCGAACTCTCCCGACACGTCTCGGCCCACCGAGACGAGGCCGGCGGTGCCGCCGGAGCGGGGGACGGCGAGGGAGAGCCCGACCGCGAACCCAGCGAGTGGCGGATGCTGTGGCCCGACGGCACCGCGGAGGACGCGGTCGCGGCCAAGTCGGCGGTGAGCGAGGACATGCGGGCGTTCGTCGAGAGCGAGGTCGAGGGCGTGACCGCTTCGCCCGGCGAGGAGCCGCCCCACGTCGAACTCATGCGCGAGAAGTCGCTGGCGGGCTACGACGAGCTGTCGGACGTGGGGAACCTGCGGTGGTACCCCCGGGGGAAGCTGGTCCGGGACTCGCTCGTCGAGTACGTGAACGACCTCGTCGTCGACTACGGCGGGATGCCCGTCGAGACGCCGGTCATGTACGACCTGGGCGCCCGCGCCATCGACGAACACGCCGGGAAGTTCGGGGAACGCCAGTACCGCTTCGAGTCGGGCGACCGCCGGATGATGCTCCGGTTCGCGGCCTGCTTCGGCCAGTTCTCGATCATGCGGGACATGCACATCGCAGAGAGTGACCTGCCGCTGCGGATCTACGAGCTGTCGACCTACTCCTTCCGGCGCGAACAGAAGGGCGAGGTCACGGGGCTCAAGCGGCTGCGGTCGTTCACGATGCCGGACATGCACACCGCGACGGCGGATATGGACGGCGCTCGCCGGGAACTACTGCGGCAGGCGAAGCTCTCGCTGCGCACGAGCGACGACCTCGGGCTGGAGTACCAGCCCGCGCTGCGAGTGACCCGCGAGTTCTACGAAGCCAACGAGGCGTGGGTCGCCGAGGTCGTCGCCCAACTCGACAAGCCCACCCTCCTGGAGATCATCCCCGAGCGACACCACTACTGGTCGGCGAAGATCGACTTCGCGGCCATCGACGGGCTCGGCCGTCCCATCGAGAACCCGACCGTCCAGATCGACGTGGAGAGCGCCGAGCGGTTCGACATCACCTACACCGACGCCGAGGGGAGCCACCATCCGCCGATCCTCCACTACTCGCCGTCGGGCGGGATCGAGCGGGTCGTCGCCGCGCTGCTGGAGGAGACGGCGACGATGGACACGCCGCGGTTGCCGACGTGGCTCTCGCCGACGCAGGTCCGGTTCGTCCCGGTCGGCGAGGAACACGTCGACTACTGCGACGAACTGGTCGACGAGTTGGCGGCGGCGGACCTGCGGGCGGACGTGGACGACCGCTCGGAGACGGTCGGCAAGCGCATCGCTCGCGCCGAGACCGACTGGGTGCCCTACTACGCCGTCGTCGGCGACCGCGAGGTCGACAGCGGGCGGTTAGACGTGAACGTCCGCGCCGACGATACCGAGGTCGAGCTGACGCCCGAGGCGCTGCGCGAGCGCGTCCGCGAGGAGACCGCGGGACTCCCCCGAAAGCGGCGCTACCTTCCGCAACACGTCGGCGACCACCCGAACTTCACGGGGCGGTGA